The proteins below come from a single Brachyspira hampsonii genomic window:
- a CDS encoding LacI family DNA-binding transcriptional regulator yields the protein MGTNKKITMKEIAEIAGVTKTTISRYFNGGYLKEETKKRIKEIISEYDYEPNTFARLKAKKSHIIGIIVPALDSTVGARVLTGIEKTLREKHYMPIIMNTNHQHKLELQYIEKLKRLNVDGIVLSATYITEEHKNILKKLDIPIVIYGQECSEVISIVNDDYNAGIDIGKYIGSKNHKNIGFITVDENDIAVGITRRNGVLDGLKKYSIENIKIEVADFSYEKAKTAAEKLLKNRDIDAIVCSTDRQALGVYKVLKEMGLKIPDDVSVISFGGYDIDEIIEPELSTIKFDSFNAGVCTANTLIDLINNIKVKEVIYVNYEFLERNSVR from the coding sequence ATGGGTACAAATAAAAAAATTACAATGAAAGAAATAGCTGAAATTGCCGGCGTAACAAAAACTACTATATCCAGATACTTTAATGGCGGATATCTAAAAGAAGAAACAAAAAAAAGAATTAAAGAAATAATATCTGAATATGATTATGAACCAAATACATTTGCAAGATTAAAAGCAAAAAAAAGTCATATTATAGGAATAATAGTACCAGCTTTAGACTCTACAGTTGGAGCAAGAGTATTAACAGGGATAGAGAAAACACTTAGAGAAAAACATTATATGCCTATAATAATGAATACAAATCATCAGCATAAATTAGAACTGCAGTATATAGAAAAATTGAAGAGATTAAATGTTGATGGTATAGTATTGAGTGCTACATATATCACTGAAGAACATAAAAACATATTAAAAAAATTAGATATACCAATAGTAATTTATGGACAAGAATGCAGTGAGGTAATAAGCATAGTTAATGATGATTATAATGCAGGTATAGATATAGGAAAATACATAGGTAGTAAAAATCATAAAAATATAGGATTTATAACAGTAGATGAGAATGACATTGCTGTGGGAATAACAAGAAGAAACGGGGTATTAGATGGGTTAAAAAAATACAGCATAGAAAATATAAAAATAGAAGTAGCAGACTTTTCCTATGAGAAAGCAAAAACAGCTGCTGAAAAATTATTAAAAAATAGAGATATTGATGCTATAGTATGTTCAACTGACAGACAGGCATTGGGGGTATATAAAGTATTAAAAGAAATGGGGTTAAAAATTCCAGATGATGTATCTGTAATATCTTTCGGAGGATATGATATCGATGAAATAATAGAGCCGGAACTTTCAACAATAAAATTCGATTCTTTTAATGCTGGAGTATGCACAGCAAATACATTGATAGATTTAATTAATAATATAAAAGTAAAAGAAGTTATATATGTTAATTATGAATTTTTAGAAAGAAACAGTGTAAGATAA
- a CDS encoding PTS transporter subunit EIIC has protein sequence MAINYKKTAEEIIRVVDKDNIISATFCATRLRLIVKTRDSIKDSEVQKIEGVKGVFFNSGQYQIILGSGVVNKVYAEIINLGVTGAAKQDTEETKKVGEKNNFRKFIRIFADVFVPIMPAMIATGLFLGFKGALINDSFLGLFNLKVSNIPVSVMTLMTVLTETTFAFLPALVCWSTFRVFGGSPILGILLGLMLVSPALPNAYLVANPDSGVKPIMLFGFIPIVGYQGSVLPALISGIIGAKIELNLRKVIPNIIDILATPFLTLLIMLLLSLAVIGPIFHIVEQWILIAINFSLSLPFGIGGFIIGFGIIFIVVTGVHHIMNLVEISLLAATSFNPINPLLSVANLAAGAACLAVTLKTRRKSVKAMGYGAALSAWLGITEPAIFGINIRYGIKPMVCGAIAAGITGLIARLLNLQATANGVTGIPGVLLYIYDGKQLAGYAAVALITVVLSFTITWFFGVPDEYMQEDDE, from the coding sequence ATGGCTATCAATTATAAAAAAACTGCTGAAGAAATTATTAGAGTAGTTGATAAAGATAATATTATTTCTGCAACTTTCTGTGCCACTAGATTAAGATTAATAGTAAAAACTAGGGATAGCATAAAGGATTCAGAAGTTCAGAAAATAGAAGGTGTTAAAGGTGTATTTTTCAATTCTGGTCAATATCAGATAATATTGGGTAGCGGAGTTGTAAATAAAGTTTATGCTGAAATTATTAATTTGGGTGTTACAGGTGCAGCAAAGCAAGATACAGAAGAAACTAAAAAAGTGGGAGAGAAAAATAATTTTAGAAAGTTTATTCGTATATTTGCTGATGTATTTGTACCAATAATGCCTGCTATGATTGCCACAGGTTTATTTTTAGGTTTTAAAGGTGCTTTAATTAATGACAGCTTTTTGGGACTATTTAATTTAAAAGTATCAAATATACCTGTTTCTGTTATGACATTAATGACTGTTCTTACAGAAACTACATTTGCATTTTTGCCTGCTTTGGTATGTTGGTCAACATTCAGAGTTTTTGGAGGCTCTCCTATATTAGGTATATTATTAGGGTTAATGCTTGTTTCTCCTGCTTTACCTAACGCTTATTTGGTAGCCAATCCTGACAGCGGAGTTAAGCCTATAATGTTATTCGGATTTATACCTATAGTGGGATATCAAGGAAGCGTACTTCCTGCACTTATTTCTGGTATTATAGGTGCTAAAATAGAATTGAATTTAAGAAAAGTAATACCAAATATAATAGACATACTAGCAACACCATTTTTAACATTACTTATAATGTTATTATTATCTTTAGCTGTGATAGGACCAATTTTCCATATAGTCGAACAATGGATATTGATAGCTATAAATTTTTCTTTATCGTTACCTTTTGGAATAGGAGGATTTATAATAGGGTTTGGAATAATATTTATAGTTGTAACAGGAGTACATCATATAATGAATTTGGTAGAAATATCATTGCTTGCTGCTACTTCTTTCAACCCTATTAATCCTCTTTTATCCGTTGCTAATTTAGCTGCAGGTGCTGCTTGTTTGGCTGTTACATTGAAAACTAGAAGAAAAAGTGTAAAAGCTATGGGATATGGTGCGGCATTATCGGCTTGGCTTGGCATAACAGAACCTGCCATATTTGGTATAAATATAAGATACGGAATAAAACCTATGGTTTGCGGTGCTATTGCTGCCGGTATAACAGGATTAATAGCAAGATTATTAAATTTACAGGCTACTGCTAATGGAGTTACAGGAATACCTGGTGTATTGCTTTATATTTATGATGGAAAGCAGTTAGCTGGTTATGCTGCGGTTGCTTTAATTACTGTGGTTTTATCTTTTACTATTACTTGGTTTTTTGGGGTTCCTGATGAGTATATGCAGGAAGATGATGAGTAA
- the hydA gene encoding dihydropyrimidinase, translated as MKKIIIKNGTVVNASETYKADVLIEDEKISKIGADLKCDDAEIIDASGKYVMPGGIDVHTHMDIDVGIGRAVDDFYTGTIAAACGGTTTIVDHMGFGPKGCDVFHQLKYYHTLAENKAVIDYSFHGVLQHVDEDVLKGLEVLAKEEGLQSTKLYLTYNYKIEDDNVVRVLKKMKEINAVSAFHAENHYVIEYLKKKFVEEGKTSAHYHPISRPSEAEAEAVNRIIHLSVIAGNAPVYIVHTSAGKSVDEIVNARALGHKNIFSETCPQYLVLTDKEYDREDGLKFVMSPPLRKKEDSERLWKAIAQGHIQVIATDHCPFNYETDKVKGKDNFTKCPNGAGGVEERYPLMFSEGVMKGRITINKFVETLCYNPALIYGLYPEKGAIIPNADADITIIDPNKKSIITKSNMHGACDYTAYEGMELLCSVDTVISRGKIVFKDNEFLGSKGDGKFIKRKTLDNYTDFNNHFKLGDYIDIDCN; from the coding sequence ATGAAAAAAATTATTATAAAAAACGGTACTGTAGTTAATGCTTCAGAAACTTATAAAGCTGATGTATTAATAGAAGATGAAAAAATTTCTAAAATAGGTGCTGATTTAAAATGCGATGATGCTGAGATTATTGACGCTTCAGGTAAATATGTTATGCCTGGAGGAATAGATGTTCATACTCATATGGATATAGATGTCGGCATAGGGAGAGCGGTTGATGATTTCTATACAGGAACTATTGCTGCTGCTTGCGGAGGTACTACTACTATAGTTGATCATATGGGGTTCGGACCTAAAGGCTGCGATGTATTTCATCAATTAAAATATTATCATACTCTTGCTGAGAATAAGGCTGTTATTGATTATAGTTTTCATGGAGTTTTACAGCATGTTGATGAAGATGTGCTTAAAGGTCTTGAAGTATTAGCTAAAGAAGAAGGTTTGCAAAGTACAAAACTTTATTTAACTTATAACTATAAAATAGAAGATGATAATGTTGTGCGTGTATTAAAGAAGATGAAAGAGATTAATGCTGTTTCTGCTTTTCATGCTGAAAATCATTATGTTATAGAGTATTTAAAAAAGAAATTTGTTGAAGAGGGTAAAACTTCTGCACATTATCACCCTATAAGCAGACCTTCAGAAGCAGAGGCAGAGGCAGTTAATAGAATCATACATTTATCTGTTATAGCTGGAAATGCCCCTGTATATATAGTGCATACTTCTGCTGGAAAGAGTGTTGATGAGATAGTTAATGCTAGGGCTTTGGGTCATAAAAATATTTTCTCTGAAACTTGCCCTCAATATTTGGTTTTGACAGATAAAGAGTACGACAGAGAAGACGGACTTAAATTTGTAATGTCTCCCCCTTTAAGAAAGAAAGAAGACAGTGAAAGATTATGGAAAGCTATTGCTCAAGGACATATTCAGGTTATAGCGACAGATCATTGTCCTTTTAATTATGAAACTGATAAAGTAAAAGGAAAAGATAATTTTACTAAATGCCCTAATGGAGCAGGCGGAGTTGAGGAGAGATACCCGCTAATGTTTTCTGAAGGTGTTATGAAAGGAAGAATAACAATTAATAAATTTGTTGAAACTTTATGCTATAATCCAGCTTTGATATACGGACTTTATCCAGAGAAAGGTGCTATTATACCAAATGCTGATGCTGACATTACTATAATAGATCCTAATAAAAAATCTATAATTACAAAATCAAATATGCATGGAGCATGCGATTATACCGCTTATGAAGGAATGGAACTTTTATGTTCTGTGGATACTGTTATATCAAGAGGAAAAATAGTATTCAAAGATAATGAGTTTTTAGGCAGTAAGGGAGACGGAAAATTTATAAAGAGAAAAACTTTAGATAATTATACCGACTTTAATAATCATTTTAAATTGGGTGATTATATAGATATTGATTGTAATTGA